The genome window TTCATCCGTTTGGCAGGTGTACATTGCTTGTTCTAGAAACTTCTCGTGTGGAAATTGCAGTTCTTCTTAACGATTTGGCGTATTTGAAATACGAGAAGTCTAAAGAAGCGATAGATGCCGAAAATGTTACTTTAAAGCAAAGAAATCTTGGCATTGCATTTTCTTTGGTGGAAAAGATAATTAAATTGATTTCAAGTGTTGCCGAAGATGAAGGTACGCACAGATATATTAAACAAGGACTCTGGTCTGGATGTAAATTTAGACGTTCTTGTTACCGCAAGATACGGTAGATTctgaatagttttttttttttttttttttttttttttttttttttttgtgtgtgtgtgtgtgtacagGTAACATCATTAGTGAGAAAATGTTCACAAAGATCATCAATGGGCTTAACGAAACAATTGGTGTGATCTTAGAGTATCTTCGAGATGCCAAGGTTAATTATTACTTCACCTGTTCACGGTTATTTAGCATTTGTATATGAATAAttctaatatttattttttataggATCATGGACAACATAAAGGGAATGATTTGCTGGCTTCAGTAAGGATTGTTGGAAGGTAAatatttctttttccttttttataattacatcgccagtgtgaggttcattggggaacactaaaaaagtggggaacagtggggaaccgactcaaacgaactccgattggactcattccagcggcgttggaaccgtctcgtcgaaccctaaccctaactaggatctcttaaccctaaaccctaaatcataacccctaaaccctaaatatattagggtttggcttttagggtttagccttagggtttagctttagggtttagagtttagctttagggtttagggtttagggtttagctatagggtttagctttaggtttagcctttagggtttagcttttagggtttatagtttagattttacggtttagcttaggttttagccttattttttaactttagggtttagagtttaggagttaggatttagggtttagggttaagagatcttagttaaggttcgacgagccggttccaacgccgctggaatgagtccaatcggagttcgtttgagccggttccccgctgttccccacttttttagtgttccccaatgaaccttcccctatatcgctattattatttagttgtttttttgttatttatCCTTTTATATCTGCAGTTACCTTGCTGAGACTCCAACTGCATGCAATGACAAAGTTATGGAGCTTTTGGGGTACATGGTTTCGGTTCAAGGTGAAGATGAACAGAGGTTTGTCTATTTCTAATTTTCATCTATTTAATCAATTGTTTTGTTATTTAATCAATTTGGAAATAATTTgaaactaaaatttataaatgTGATTTGCCAATGGTAGCCCGTTCTCGTCAGTTTGCTTCTTGCTTCCAATGCTGTGCCAAATAACAATGGAGGTTAACGGATGTCAGCTTATCGTCTCTTCTGGAGCATATAAAGCAGTAAGTTGTTCTTTTAAACTTTTAAACAATGTCTTGAAAACCGGACCGGTCGGACTGGGAACCGGGGGTCTGACTGGCCCGGTTCACCCTATTAGACTAGTATTGAGTCAAACCTGCCGGTTGGACCGAGAACCAGCGGTCGGACCAGAAACCGGGTGGTCGAACTCGAACCGGATTTTTTAGGGGTTGAACCGGCTtttgattaattttttttttcaattttaccctatttattttataatatttacaGCATAACTCGGTTCTTACATCCGGTTCGACCGGCCCGACCAGTGGAACGATAACGAGACCAGTTTGACGTCCGGTCTGGTCCTGAAAACATTGATTTTAAATGCATAATTGTAATATAAGATGTTTCTGAGTTCACATCATGATTTATAAGATTCTTACTGATTTGTCTAAAAATAAATACTGATTGAATTTAAAGGTTGTGGAGTGCTTAATTAAGTTGCTTTCAGAAGATACCGGTACAATGGAGGATAATGGTCCCATCTTCTTGGCATGTGATACGATCTTGAATCTTCTTTTGAAGGTATGTTAGTTTCCAGTACAACAATTAGGGCttcaaacgaaccgaacgaacacgacgaacaagaccttgtttgtgttcgtttgttaagaaaatatatatgttcgtgaacacttaccgaacgagattttatgctcgtgttcgttcgttaaggaaatgaacgtgtttgtgtttgtttgttaataaCGGTGTCAGACGCAAATGAATGCTCATGAACACAGATGAAATTAAATGAACACacacaagcgttcatgaacaaaatatataatacattgatacttattaactgttttatatgttggaattttgaagtatttaaataaaataaaaaaaatttaaaacactAATGAGATATCGAACACAAGTGAACATGTTACCGAACGTAAATGAACGAACGTGGcttctgttcatgttcgttcatttattcaACGAACGAGAAcacaaacttcccgccgaacggttcacgaagtGTTCGCAGAACGTTCACAGCCCTAACAACAATATCTCAATCCAAATGCTATCTTTATGATTAATATATTCATTGACTTGTGTGCGTGTTTTCTTGTCTTATCAGAGAGATCAGATCCGGGTGCACTTGGATGATTCTTACCTTATCAGGCTACTGGGCGTGATGTCATCATGGGCAGGTATAAGTTCGATTTATTTAGGGTGTGATGTCATCTTTTTATTTTGTGATTTTGATTAATTTGTGGTTCATCAGAGGATGCGGTTGACTGGTCTTGTACCATGATGGCTTCAAGCATATGCGCGTTGATATTGGATTCTACGTCTGAAACAATTCTTCAAAGCAATCCACACTTCAATGGTGATAATTTAATCAGTTTATGTCAGCTCATAAGGCGAAGTTTGACTACGTTTGGTAAAGTAAGTTGTCTAAAGTACTACTATCCTCTTTTGGTTCCATGAAATATGCAATGATTATTTCGACTTTGGAAAAATATCATGGTAGAATTACTTGGTAACTAATTTTCTATCTTAATTGTTCAGTATACAGAGTCTGAGGCAGATCTTCATCAAATAGTCGTCTCAGGTATGTCTATTTATTGTTATTAATTAAGAGTtctagacctggcaaacgggtcgggtcatgggtcaaaacgggttcgggtcaaaacgggtcaattaagaAAAGGGTTAttttggttcgggtcggaacagtacgggtcgaaacagttcgattcgaaacggttctggtcgaaacggtacgggtcggttcgcgtcgaaatggttTGCGTCGAAACGGTACTGATCGAAACGggattcgaaacggtactggtcgaaacggtactggtcgaaacagtatgggtcgaaacggtacgggtcgaaatggttcaattcgaaacggttcgcctcgaaacggtacgcgtcgaaacggtacgaaacGCGTCCCGACCCGAAACCTGCCCCGTTTCTTTAAGACACGaacccacatcgacccatttctttaatttgtcgacccgctttgacccgaaaataacaagatggaatttcaagtgacccatggtgacccatttagttaaaatatcttacccaaaccaacccatataattttaaaagtaacccaaattgacccacttggaaggctttgggtcaagattgccccctctaAAATTTAAGACGATTATTTTACATTTATTTGTACCATTTTCTTCTACCACTTATAGAAAAATGGTTTAATTTGGGTTATGTTTTATCGTCTCATGCATGTTGAAAGTCGTCCACAGTGCAGTTAAACGTACCAAACCTTTTAAATTGCCTTACAATAAAAAAGAATAATTGACGATAGTATAATTAGTAATGTTATTTTAGTAGAAAAGAGTCAAAGACAATGTTCATGGGTCAACCCTACCTGAGGTCAAATGGGCTGAAAGTTGCAAAATTAAGTTACAGTAATGTTAACGATTTTTTGATGATCATATCTAATACATTAATTATTTGTAAAACTCAAAAACGTGTTTTTGCCCGTATTTACTAGTGGGCCCTACAAACGTATCTAATTAGGCGACCTTTGAGATTGTTTTTTAAAACTATTTACTTGCTTATTGCATTATGATGCAAAAAAAGTAGTTATACTTATAAGAGTGTTTGGGATAGCTCATCTTTGTGAGTGTCATAAACAATTTCAAGTAAAGGGTTTGAAGTTACTTATTGCTTTTTTTCCGTTGTGTAGGGTACTCGAGATGGGCTGATCGGTATCCTCATATTAAAGCAGCTGTCGAAGGGAAGTAGTCGAAAAGAATATGTTGGGATAAGTTATATAGATCTCACACAGTTGGTGTTACTTTATAACTTTGAGGATCTCACAGATCGGTATCCTTGTATTAGAGAACTTTATTACAAATTTTGATGCAAAATGGATTTGTGTTTAGATTAGGTTCACCGATTTTCAAATTGACTAGATATGTATAACTGATAGATTAATCGAAGGGATGTCTGGGTTAAACAACCATATAAACGATTTGGATAACCAGTCCAAAACACTCAAAATAGTATAATAATAGTACATTGATACATCagaattgcaaaaaaaaaaaaaaaaaaaaaaaaaacacgcaTGTGCTTATTGAATTCTGAGTTATAGTTCCGAAATGAGGGAGTTGTGTCTAAGTAGGTGCGTTGGACATACACTTATAGGAGTACTTATAGGAGTTTGGGATATAGCTCCTCTTTGTGAGTGGTTCCATTCGGTAGTCAACGGAGCTTAGTGTCACGGGGTTACTTTTCGTCCCCCCGTGTGGCGTCCCCAAGTCACCGGGGACAAGCCAATCTATCCCGCTTCTTTATGTGGGTCACTGGTTTCGTCCTGCCTTGGACTCATCAGGAGAGCGACGCCAGCTCTCGACCAGTGGTGCGTTAGTCGTTTGCACGACTAGGCACGTACACCTCTTCATTGACACTGACTCCGTCCCCCGATAAAGTCCTGGACTAGCCAGTAACCCAAGCGTTCAAGCACAGCCCACAGCATTGCGACCTTCAAATATTTGGCCCGTGACATTAGACATGGCCTAGGTGCCTTGGGCATATATACAAGGCTCAAAACATTCTAAAAGCTCATCTATGACTATTAAACCCTGGGTTGTAGCAGCGGAAAAGCGAGAGAAATGCGTAGGTGCCTTGGTCGTGCATAATGGTATTCCATTTCGTAGTCAGGGTAATTAGACAGGCCTATGTGTCTTAAACATACACAAGACGCAAAT of Helianthus annuus cultivar XRQ/B chromosome 1, HanXRQr2.0-SUNRISE, whole genome shotgun sequence contains these proteins:
- the LOC110884269 gene encoding neurochondrin, with protein sequence MEGPSIEDCLKLLKGERDEQRLAGLLLATKFCKNDDFDSILRVYSALGNTFLDRLLRTGMGKGSSTEKRQDNQDAYLQLSVTILAAFCRVSSIASSDDMVNKIPLILEILSKELGPPLVEECFEFLYLVSTAHSNGVEIFYKSGGMTVLASHMPNLPDGSHTLELAIKLLQLIMSQLSLDTIIKEYCSELSSVVTVLAKQFALSHNALKFEALHLLSMILHSIYAAPVHETLRAMSNKSWAAYVRVGVVAVLQNRVAPNQRLEALILAESLMCIAGEGWLIEQTNLPGTPESIPADRCTLLVLETSRVEIAVLLNDLAYLKYEKSKEAIDAENVTLKQRNLGIAFSLVEKIIKLISSVAEDEGNIISEKMFTKIINGLNETIGVILEYLRDAKDHGQHKGNDLLASVRIVGSYLAETPTACNDKVMELLGYMVSVQGEDEQSPFSSVCFLLPMLCQITMEVNGCQLIVSSGAYKAVVECLIKLLSEDTGTMEDNGPIFLACDTILNLLLKRDQIRVHLDDSYLIRLLGVMSSWAEDAVDWSCTMMASSICALILDSTSETILQSNPHFNGDNLISLCQLIRRSLTTFGKYTESEADLHQIVVSGYSRWADRYPHIKAAVEGK